CGAAGCGTTCGGCGGTGCGCGTCAGCACCGAGGCATTGGCGACGCTCGACAACACCAGGTGGACTTCGTGAGGCTGCGCCTCTTCAATCAGCGCGGCCAGCTCTTGCAGCTTGACCTCGTCTTTCGGGCTGCGGCCGGCTGTGTCGAGTAGCACCAGGTCGAGATCGGCCATGCCTCGGACCGCTTGCCGCATCTCCGCGGCCGTGGCCACCACCTGCATCGGCAGGTCGATAATGTCGGCGTAGGTGCGAAGCTGTTCCACCGCGGCAATGCGATAGGTATCGACCGTAATCAGGCCCACGCGGCGTTGGTCCCGCAGCCGAAAGTTCGCGGCCAGCTTGGCAATGGTCGTCGTCTTGCCGACGCCCGTGGGACCGACCAGGGCCACCAGCCGCGGGTGGCCGGGAGTCACGGCGATTGGCCCGTGAGCGGCAATCTGGCTTTCGATTTCGCTCGCCAGCCAGTTGCGGGCAATGTGAGCGTCGCCGCGCACTTGCGGTGGCGCCGCACTGCGGACCTGCTCGACCAGCTCGCGTGCCAGCTCCTCGTCAACATCCGCGTCGATGAGATCGGTAAAAAGCTGGAACAACTCGTTCGACCAATCCGACGGCCCACCGCGCCGCGATTGCCGGCAAAGGTCTTCCACGAGTGAATGCAGTTCGTCCAGCCGGCCTTTCAGTTCGTCGCGAAACTTCGACTTGGCTTCCCACTCGATGCCCGGTGCGAACTCGCGGTTGGCCGGCGCGGCGGACGGCTCTTCGCGCCGCGGCAAGCGGCTGGGCACGTTGACCTCGTTCGAGGCCGTGACCTCGATCTGCCGCAGACCGGGCAGCCAACTCCACAAGACGCCGCCGCGGATTTCGCGCGTGTGCAGCACGGCCGCCGCCGGACCCAATTCGCGGCGGACCAGCGCCAAGGCTTGCTGCATCGTCGGTGCTCGGAAAGTGCGGATGTCCATCAGGGTTCAACCGATTTTGGATTTTGGATTTTGGATTGTGGATTTTGGATGCTCACTTCCGAGCAATCCAAAATCCAAAATCGGAAATCCAAAATCACTTGCCGTCCATCACCAGCCCCATCGATTCCAACTTCGTGTCGCGCGTGATCTCGTTGTAACTCAGGATGATCGCCTGCGGGAGCTGAGCGGCGGTCATCTGACGCAACGCCGCGCGGATCTGCGGGCTGACCAAAATGATCGGCGGATGGCCGCGCGTGATCAGCTTTTCCAGTTCCTTAGACAATACGCGGCAGGTGGCGTCGATCGCCTGCGGCGACATGCGGATGAACAGCCCGCGGTCGTTGTGCTCGAAGCCGGCCCGAATGCGGTCTTCGAGCGCCGGGTCGAGCGTCACCACATGCAGGCGGCTTTCGGCGTCGCGATAGCGCGAGCAGATCGTGCGCGCCAGCCGGTGCCGCACGTATTCGGTCAACAGCAACGGGTCTTTCGTCCGCCCGGCGTAGTCGCCCAGCGTCTCCAAAATCGGGCTAAGCTGCCGGACCGAAACCTGCTCGCGCAGCAGCATCTGCAAAATCTGCTGTACCTCGGCCAGTTTCATCTGGCCCGGAATCAGCTCCTCGACCACGGCCGGCGACGATTTCTTCAACTCATCGACAAGATGCTTGGTGGCGTCGCGGGTGAGGATTTCGTCGGCATGGCGGCGAACGACTTCGGTAAGGTGCGTGGCCAGCACGCTCTGCGGCTCGACGACCGTGTAGCCCATCATTTCGGCCTGGTCGCGCTGGGCCGGTTCGATCCAGACCGCGGCCGTGCCGAAAGCGGGCTCGCGCGTGGCCACGCCGGGCATTTTGCCGCGCGTCACGCCCGAATCGATCGCCAACAGCATCGCCGGCATGACGTTCGCTTCGGCCACCGGGCAATCGCCGACCTTGATGCGATAGGTGTTCTGCTCCAGCCGCATGTTGTCGCGGATGCGGACTTTGGGCATCAAGATGCCGATGTCGGCGGCCACGTTCTGCCGCACGCGCTGCACGCGCTCCAAAAGGTCGCCGCCGCGTTTTGGATCGGCCAAGCGGATCAGGCCCACGCCGATTTCGATTTCCATCGGATCGATGTTGAGATAGTCTTCGACGCGTTCTTCCGCCGGCTTTTTCTCGG
The Pirellulales bacterium genome window above contains:
- the flhF gene encoding flagellar biosynthesis protein FlhF; translation: MDIRTFRAPTMQQALALVRRELGPAAAVLHTREIRGGVLWSWLPGLRQIEVTASNEVNVPSRLPRREEPSAAPANREFAPGIEWEAKSKFRDELKGRLDELHSLVEDLCRQSRRGGPSDWSNELFQLFTDLIDADVDEELARELVEQVRSAAPPQVRGDAHIARNWLASEIESQIAAHGPIAVTPGHPRLVALVGPTGVGKTTTIAKLAANFRLRDQRRVGLITVDTYRIAAVEQLRTYADIIDLPMQVVATAAEMRQAVRGMADLDLVLLDTAGRSPKDEVKLQELAALIEEAQPHEVHLVLSSVANASVLTRTAERFAAVGTTALLLTKLDEATGLGQLLPLLRESRLPVSYVTHGQNVPDDIAIADARRLSRQIVGL
- the flhA gene encoding flagellar biosynthesis protein FlhA, which encodes MAPVAPPRPGLTSSLARSSDLVLPVGIIASVLVIMVPMPPALMDVLLSANVTVAVIMLLTTIYVKTPLEFSIFPSLLLATTLGRLVLNVATTRLILTRAADEGLLAAGGVVKSFGEFVAGDKLVVGLIIFAIIVLIQFVVITKGATRISEVAARFALDGMPGRQMAIDADLNAGIIDEREAQRRRAEITQQADFFGAMDGASKFVRGDAIAGIVITLINIIGGLFIGVVEDGMTVAEAGALFTKLTIGDGLVSQVPAFLISLAAGLLVTRSTDEIDLPREFMGQLFARPQALAVAGAFLGALVFTELPTFPLLALGGGCIGLALSITRNRKDVKTAADAKAKAAEKKPAEERVEDYLNIDPMEIEIGVGLIRLADPKRGGDLLERVQRVRQNVAADIGILMPKVRIRDNMRLEQNTYRIKVGDCPVAEANVMPAMLLAIDSGVTRGKMPGVATREPAFGTAAVWIEPAQRDQAEMMGYTVVEPQSVLATHLTEVVRRHADEILTRDATKHLVDELKKSSPAVVEELIPGQMKLAEVQQILQMLLREQVSVRQLSPILETLGDYAGRTKDPLLLTEYVRHRLARTICSRYRDAESRLHVVTLDPALEDRIRAGFEHNDRGLFIRMSPQAIDATCRVLSKELEKLITRGHPPIILVSPQIRAALRQMTAAQLPQAIILSYNEITRDTKLESMGLVMDGK